From one Anticarsia gemmatalis isolate Benzon Research Colony breed Stoneville strain chromosome 20, ilAntGemm2 primary, whole genome shotgun sequence genomic stretch:
- the LOC142981743 gene encoding 3-oxoacyl-[acyl-carrier-protein] reductase FabG-like — translation MFSNKVVLITGGGSGIGAGTAECFAKEGANIAIVGRTEANLRDVAKRCENHGAKVLVIKADISKQEEVETIVKQTVDRFGKLDVLVNNAGILKIATINDGNMMAVYDDVMNTNLRAAVQLTHLAAPHLKETKGSVTNVSSIASKMVSNTGISAYSISKAGMDHFTKFAAAELSPFDVRVNAVNPGPVATKMIHSGLPEDLANKIQNAGREAQPEEVGDLIMYLSSDKAKSVTGSCVIIDGGFTLL, via the coding sequence ATGTTTTCCAACAAAGTAGTACTCATCACCGGTGGAGGCTCCGGCATCGGCGCAGGCACAGCCGAGTGCTTCGCTAAAGAAGGAGCCAATATCGCCATCGTAGGAAGAACCGAAGCAAATCTTCGAGATGTAGCAAAACGCTGCGAAAATCATGGAGCTAAAGTACTCGTTATCAAAGCAGATATATCAAAACAAGAAGAAGTTGAAACAATAGTTAAACAAACTGTGGACAGATTTGGTAAACTCGATGTACTTGTCAATAATGCTGGCATCCTGAAAATTGCAACAATAAACGATGGAAACATGATGGCCGTGTACGATGACGTCATGAATACGAATCTCCGTGCAGCTGTACAATTAACACATTTGGCTGCACCACATCTTAAAGAAACAAAAGGTAGTGTTACCAACGTGTCAAGTATCGCATCAAAAATGGTCTCGAATACTGGAATCAGTGCCTATTCTATTTCAAAAGCCGGTATGGATCATTTCACCAAATTTGCCGCTGCAGAACTTTCTCCGTTTGATGTAAGAGTGAATGCCGTTAATCCAGGTCCTGTTGCTACCAAAATGATTCATTCTGGTCTGCCAGAGGACTTGgcaaataaaatacagaacGCTGGACGCGAAGCACAACCAGAAGAAGTAGGTGATTTGATTATGTATTTATCCAGTGACAAAGCCAAGAGTGTTACTGGGTCATGTGTTATTATTGATGGCGGTTTTACGCTACTGTAG
- the LOC142981742 gene encoding 3-oxoacyl-[acyl-carrier-protein] reductase FabG-like — MSFKDKVVIVTGGNAGIGATTAEEFAKEGAKVVIVGRNQENLNKVQKSCEDLGATVLSIKADITKDEEAKSVIDQTVDKFGKIDVLVNNAGLLKKVGILDADYMQAYDVTMNLNMRALALLTNLAAPHIVKTKGNIVNISSIAGSYVGLSHYSTYKLSKAAVDHFTRCIALELAPHGVRVNAVSPGPVPTDIFETAGLRGAIDVLKCATALNKSAETKEVADIILFLASDKAASVTGSNYTVDNGMLLK; from the coding sequence atGAGTTTTAAAGACAAAGTAGTTATAGTAACTGGTGGTAATGCTGGTATTGGAGCGACCACCGCTGAGGAGTTTGCGAAAGAAGGTGCTAAAGTCGTCATCGTTGGAAGAAACCAGGAAAATCTGAACAAAGTTCAGAAAAGTTGTGAAGATCTCGGAGCTACTGTTCTTTCTATCAAAGCTGATATCACCAAAGACGAAGAAGCGAAGTCAGTCATCGACCAGACTGTTGACAAGTTCGGTAAAATCGACGTACTCGTGAACAACGCTGGATTATTGAAAAAGGTTGGGATCCTCGACGCTGACTACATGCAAGCTTATGACGTCACCATGAACTTGAACATGCGAGCGCTGGCTTTACTCACGAACTTGGCAGCTCCTCATATTGTGAAAACTAAAGGAAATATCGTGAATATATCCAGTATCGCTGGAAGTTACGTCGGTTTATCACACTACTCTACGTACAAACTATCGAAGGCTGCAGTGGACCATTTCACTCGGTGTATCGCGCTTGAGCTAGCTCCTCATGGTGTCAGAGTGAATGCTGTCAGTCCTGGACCAGTTCCTACAGATATCTTTGAAACTGCTGGTCTAAGGGGTGCTATAGATGTCCTGAAATGCGCGACTGCTTTAAACAAATCTGCTGAAACTAAGGAAGTggctgatattattttattcttggcAAGTGATAAGGCTGCTAGTGTGACTGGCTCTAACTACACTGTTGATAATGGTATgctgttgaaataa